TTACCCCACGGGGTAGCGGTGATGTTGGTATTTTTAGTCAGCCTTTTAACCCTGGGTGGGTTAATTGCCACCTTAGGCTTAATGATTTTATCCCAAGCCCAGCAGTTACTTAGCCAAGCGCCTCAATTGCTAGACTCTGGCATCTCCTTATTAGAAGGAATACAAGCTTTTTTGGTGAAGTGGAATCTAAAGGTTGACTTGGGCGCGCTCGAGCAACAACTTCGAGAGCTAGCCCTACCGGGAATAGGCATTGGCTTGGCTACTCTCCAGAGTTTATTGTCGCATCTAGTGGATGTTATTTTAATTGCAGTCGTTGCTTTTTTTATGCTGTTGGATGGAGCCCGCCTCTGGCAGTTTTTACTCAAGTTATTTCCATCTCGTCTGCATCAGCGTTTAACAAGTGCTATTCAGCAAAATTTCTTGGGATTCTTCTGGGGACGCCTCCTTTTGTCAATGTTCTTTGGGGTCTCTTGCTTTATCGTATTTTTTGTCCTGCAAGTTCCCTATGCATTGGTTTTAGCAGCGATCGCAGGCATCTTCGATCTAATCCCTGGAATTGGCGCTACTTTGGGAATCAGCTTAGTTTGTTTGATTATCTTACCCCAAGGTATTTGGCTAAGCCTCAAGGTACTGATTGGCTGTATCTTATTACAACAAATAGAAGAGAACTTGCTGATGCCTCGGATTATGCAAGGCTCCGTCAACATGAATCCGGTTGTAATGTTTTTGGCCCTCTTATTAGGAGCCAGAATCGCTGGATTAGTTGGGATTTTTCTATCGATCCCGATCGCGGGCGTCATGATTAGTGTGTTCGAAGTGGAAGAAATGAAAGGAGAATAGTCGGGGCTACCTAGAGTTGTTCAGGGATGTATCAATCTGGCTAGCAATTCATGCCGCAGCTTAAACAAAACCTAGAAAAAACATCCTGATTAGCAGTATGCCAACCAGGATGCTTCCAGATTATTCCTCTATCTCTAAGCAGTAGGGCTACAAGAAATAGAGAGGTGCCAAATTAGCGCTATGCCGCAGCTTGACGCTCTTTAGTTTCCTTGATCACTTCTTCCGCGATGTTGTTCGGGCAAGGTGCGTAGTGAGAGAAAGACATAGAGAATTGACCTCTACCTGATGTCATGGTACGTAGGTCACCAATATATCCAAACATCTCGCTCAAAGGTACATCCGCCTTGATCCGAGCACCAGTCGGGCCTGTCTCCTGAGATTTCATCATGCCCCGACGACGGTTGAGGTCGCCAATGACATCTCCCATGTAATTGTCTGGTGTGAACACATCGACATTCATGATGGGCTCTAGCAATTGGGGGCTAGCCTTAGGCATGGATTGCCGATAAGCTGCCTTGGCTGCGATTTCAAACGCCATCGCTGAGGAGTCAACTGGGTGGAAACCGCCGTCTAGCAGGGTGAACTTTAGGTCTAGGCAGGGGAATCCAGCCAATACACCTTTGCCAATGCAGCTCTCAAAGCCTTTTTGCACTGCAGGCCAGTATTCTCTAGGCACACTACCACCTGTCACCTTAGACTCGAATACAAAACCAGTACCTGCTTCACCAGGTTCGATGACATAGCCAATCTTAGCAAATTGACCCGAACCACCCGACTGCTTCTTGTGGGTGTAGTCGTCTTCTAGACGCTTGGTAATAGACTCACGGTAAGCAACCTGGGGTTTACCAACTTCCACTTCTACGCCGTGGGTGCGCTTGAGGATGTCAACTTTGATGTCTAGGTGTAGCTCACCCATCCCCTTAAGAATGGTTTCGCCGCTCTCTTCATCTGTAAACATGTGGAAGGAGGGGTCTTCCTGCACCATTTTGGTGAGTGCCGCCACCATCTTCTCTTCACCACCTTTGGCTTTTGGCTTCACCGCGATCGAGATTACGGGTTCTGGGAAGACCATCGGCTCTAGGGTCGCAGGATTCTTGGGATCGCAGAGAGTATGCCCTGTCTGGACATTCTTCATACCAACGATCGCAATAATGTCACCTGCTTGAGCTGATTCCACCTCTTCACGAGAGTTGGCGTGCATCTCTACGAGGCGACTGATCCGCTCGCTCTTACCTGTAGCTGTGTTGAGTACGGTGTCGCCCTTGGACAACTTACCGGAATAGATCCGGGTAAAGGTGAGTGCGCCAAAGCGATCGTCCATGATCTTGAATGCTAAGGCTCGCAATGGCTTTTCGGAGTCAACATAGGCAAACGTGCCCATTTCGTTGCCTTCGAGGTCCATTTCAGGCTGTGGCTTGACTTCCATGGGATTTGGCAGGTAATCCACTACCGCATCCAGCACCAACTGTACTCCTTTGTTTTTGAACGAGGAGCCGCAGTAGGTGGGGAAGAAAGCTAGATCGATGGTGCCTTTACGGATACACCGCTTGATCTCTTCGATGCTTAGTTCTTCACCTTCTAGATACTTTTCCATCAACTCGTCGTCTTGCTCGACCGCAGTTTCAATTAACTGCTCACGATAGGTTTCAACCTGATCGGCCATGTCGGCAGGAACGTCTTTGATCTGATAGTTCATGGGATCGCCAGAGTTATCCCACACCCAGGCTTTACGGGTTAGGAGATCAACAACACCACTGAACTGCTCTTCAACGCCGATGGGCAACACCATGACCAAAGGCTTAGCACCTAGGACTTGTTCAACTTGCTTAACGACGCGGTAAAAATCAGCCCCGGTGCGATCGAGCTTGTTGATATAGATGACGCGAGAGACTTTGGAGTCATTGGCATAGCGCCAGTTGGTTTCAGATTGAGGTTCAACCCCACCGGAACCGCAAAAAACGCCGATGCCACCATCTAGAACCTTAAGGGAGCGATAAACTTCGATGGTGAAGTCTACGTGCCCTGGGGTGTCAATGATATTCAGTTGGTGGTCGTTCCAGAAGCAGCTTGTCGCAGCGGATTGAATCGTGATCCCACGCTCTTGCTCCTGTTCCATGAAGTCGGTGGTTGCCGCACCTTCATGAACCTCGCCAATTTTGTGGATTTTACCAGTCAGTTTCAGAATTCTTTCGGTTGTAGTCGTTTTACCCGCATCGACGTGAGCGAAGATGCCGATATTGCGATAACGAGTCAGGTCTTTCATAGTTGCTCTCTAGATTAAATGCGACAAACTGTTGGCGACCACCTACAGGCGTTACTCAGAGGGAATCGGTGTTGCTTTTGTAGCCAGTGTGGGCTGGATTTCGTCACTGGAAATCTTAGGAAACCCTTTTCCACGCTCGCGGCAACGTTGCTAATTGTAAAGTGTTGTGATGTAGAACTGACAGCAAAATTTTGCAAAAATTTAGGTCTTACACCACCTGCTTAACACTCACTTAAACGATACGGAGATGTTTGCGATCGCGAGTTCCTCCTGTAGAGTTTTGTTTGCTGCGCTTCGGTGTAGCTGCAACCTCCGATCTGGGTTGCTGACTGCGGCCCTGACTGGAGCGCTTCCGATTTGCTTGGCCTGTCTGAGGCCCCTCTGAGGCGGCTGGTTCATATCCGGGAACTACATCTTTAATAAAGGTACGATTGAGCAATCGTTCAATGCTTTTCAAGAAGGGGTATTCTTCACTGCAAACCAGCGAAACCGCTCGTCCAGCGTTGCCTGCTCGCCCCGTCCGACCAATGCGATGCACATAGTCCTCTGGGACATTGGGTAACTCGAAGTTGACCACATAAGGCAATTGATCAATATCGAGACCTCGCGAAGCTACATCGGTAGCTACTAAAACCCGCACCTTGCCCTGCTTAAAATCGCTCAGCGCCCGGGTGCGCGCTGCTTGGGTTTTGTTGCCATGAATCGCTGTACTTCTCAGCCCATCTTTTGCCAGTTGTTCGGCGAGGCGATTGGCTCCATGCTTGGTGCGGGTAAAGACCAACACTTGTTGCCAATTGTGGAACCCGATCATATGAGAGAGCAGTTCGCGCTTGCGATCGCGATCGACAAGATGCACAACTTGAGTTACCTGCTCCGCCGCTGTGTTTCGGGGAGCAACCTCGATCAGAGTAGGAGACTTGAGCAAGGTGTTGGCAAGTTTCTGAATTTCTGCCGAGAAGGTAGCAGAAAACAGGAGTGTCTGCCGAGATGCAGGGAGCTTCGCCAAGACCTTGCGAATGTCATTAATGAAGCCCATGTCTAGCATGCGATCGCACTCGTCTAGCACCAAAATCTCAATATGAGATAGATCAACCGTTTTCTGGTTGAGATGGTCTAGCAAGCGGCCAGGAGTCGCAACAACAATATCAACTCCCCGACGCAGCAGTTGAATTTGCGGCTCAATGCCAACGCCACCGTAAACAACGGCTGCGCGTAACGACAGGTACTTGCCATAGGTTTTGACGCTATCGCTCACCTGAGCAGCCAATTCACGAGTAGGAGTCAAAATGAGGGCACGAGGGCTGCGACGATTTGGGCTAGAGCCAGATCTACTCAATCGTTGTAGTAGAGGTAGCGTAAAGCCAGCCGTCTTGCCCGTGCCAGTTTGAGCGCTGGCAAGAATATCTTGCCCTTTCAGGATGGCAGGGATCGCTTGTTCTTGGATGGGAGTGGGCTGGTCGTAGCCCTGCTCAGCAACCGCACGAAGTAATTCGGTCGAGAGGCCGAGGTGATGAAATGTCATAGTTAAAGTTGCTCCTAGTGGTGCCCCTATCCCAAATCAGTACCTGGGACCAGTCTAAGAGCAGGAAATCTGTGTAGTTGGATGGCTCGGATAAGCAAACTCCAATATGCCAGCAACAGACCGGAATGTACTGGCAGAGATTCATCTTAACAGAAATTTAGAACAAAGTGTGGAGGTTGGCGATCGCCCTATTGACTACCCAGTTCAGCACTTGATCTAAAGCCCAAGAATCCCTGTAATTCGGCCTATCTAGGGCTACAATGGTGAGTAATCCAAGGAAAAGCTGGCCTAGAGATTCATGGGGATGAATCTGACCAGCGCTCTCTTGGTTGCACTAGTTTAACGATCCCAATTTCAGAACACGCCCTCTACAGCAGTCTGAAATTTTGGGTCGTCGGTTTAATGCAAGCATTTATACCTACTCAGGTATAACACAATTTTGCCTCCTCGTTGGCTGCCAGGAAATATCGAGTCGCGATCGCTCTTTAAACCTAGTGTCACACTGATGCCACGAAGCCGATCTCACTCGTCACTTTTCTGTCACATTTATTGCTGACATTAGAAGTAAAGCCTTAATCACAGCTTTACTGAGGTCATCTATGAATTGGCAGAGCCTTTTGCACTGGATTTATGTAGCGGGAATGGCGATCGGAGCCTTACACTTTTGGTCTTTGAGCCGTGACCCTCGTGGCGTTCCTCAACGAGAATACTTAGTCGCCATCTTTATCCCCATTTGGTCAGGGCTGGCGTATATGGCGATGGCTCTTGATCAAGGCAAGGTTGAGGCGGCAGGCCAAGTAGCTCATTATGCTCGCTATGTGGATTGGATTGTCACCACGCCTCTGCTCCTGTTAGCGCTGTCTTGGACAGCTATGCATTCCATTCGCAAAGATCTAACGCTGATTGGTTTTCTGATGAGTACCCAGGTGGTTGTCATTACCACTGGACTGATTGCAGACCTCTCTGAACCGGATTGGATTAGATACTTGTGGTATAGCTGTGGCGTTGCCGCGTTTCTCATCGTGCTTTGGGGCATTTGGGGTCCTTTACGCCAGAAAACCAAAACCCAAGAGGCAGAATTAGCTAGCCTTTACGATAAACTAGTCACCTACTTTACGGTGTTATGGATTGGTTATCCGATCGTCTGGATCATCGGTCCTTCCGGTTTGGGATTGGTAGACCAAAATATAGATACTCTCTTATTTTGCATCTTGCCTTTCTTCTCTAAGGTTGGGTTTAGCTTTCTAGATTTACATGGGTTACGCAATCTCGAAGAGCATCACGCTCGAACCACAGCGGAGGGTTTAGCGGGAAAAACTCTTTACTTTTTAGGTATTATTACAGCCTCTTGGAGACCAAAACGTCGGTCAGTGCGGCGATCGCTTAACCCTGCGGACAACCAACCGTACTAAGCTTTGCCCTAACTGAGCCTTGAAGTTTTAAGGAGCGATTGATTGAGGTGAAACAAACCTAAAAGGCAAACCGCGATCGCTCACTTAATTCTTGTTTAACTCGCTAGAATTCATTCACTATAACTCTTAGGCGCAACTGTCATGCTTGGACTTTTATTAACCTGGCTAATTACGACAATTAGCTTTTTAATTATTTCTCGGCTACCGCTTGGAATTGAAATTGATAGCTTTGGTAAAGCAGCTCTATCCGCTGCTGTTTTTGGGGTTTTAAACGCACTATTGCGGCCTGTTCTGGCCTTTTTTACTTTCCCCTTCCTCCTTCTCACCTTTGGTTTGTTTGCCTTTATTTTGAATGCCATTATCTTTGGCTTAGCTGCCTTGATAGTCCAAGGATTTCGCTTAAGATGGGGAATTTGGAGCGCTTTGTTAGGCTCCATCACCTTGGGAATTGTAAATTCTGTTCTCTTTAGAGTTCTGGCATCCCTGAATCTGTAAATAGCCTCAAGTTAATTTCTTCAAGCTATTTTCCTAAGCAAGCTCTACTCATCTCTGATTCGATAATATGCCAATCTTCTAATATTTTCCTGTGGCAATCCTAACTCCTGGGCGATAAGCGACTCTAATTGACTAGATTCGGTTGTTGGAAACTCAAACTCTAGCTTTGTCAGAGCGGAGTCTGAGGTTTTTACTGCTACTCTAGTCACTGCTTGAGGTTTAAAAATGTCAACTTGAATGGATGTCACCGTTGCAGAAAGCTGAATTTCTAACTGAGTATCGGCCTGGAGCTTAGAAACAGTTCCATAAGAACGGCTCAACACTCGCTCTGCCAGCAAATTGCCACTGAGCCAAAAGACCAACCCTAGTAAAGGGAGAGGGAGCCAGAATTCTAAGCCAAAAGACCCCAAAACACGCCGCCAACGGGAAGAAAACATTAGGAAAGCAGTGACTCGATGTGACTGGATGATCGTTGCTGAATGATAAATATTAATCTTACTAGTCATTATCAAGGACTGAAATCCTACCCTTGAGAGACGAACTCATCAGCTAGATGCTTTAAGTTTGAGTCGATAAAAACGAAGAGCAAGCGATGCGGATACTGCTCGTTGAGGATGATCCTGAACAACTAGAACCTCTACATACCGCCCTATCTGGGGCTGGACATAACGTAGATGGGGTAGAAGATGGTGAGATGGCTGAATGGTTGCTATCTCAAAGGAATTATGAATTGCTTATCCTTGATTGGATGTTACCCAATGTCAGTGGTCTCAGCCTTTGCCGCCAATATCGCTGCTTGAACAAAACAGCGCCCGTGTTAATGCTGACAGCAAGGGATACAATTTCCGATAAAGTGACAGGTCTAGATGCTGGGGCAGATGACTACTTAGTGAAGCCTGTAGATCTAATTGAGCTACTGGCAAGAGTGCGGGCTTTAGGACGGCGATCGCCCGTTTGGCAAGGAGAGACCCTGAGGATTGCGGATCTTCAGCTAAGTTCATCTAGTCTGACGGCTCAACGAGGACAGTACACTGTGGAACTCTCTAGTCAAGAATTTCAATTGCTAGAGCATCTCATGCGGCATCCTCACCAGATATTAACTCGCGATCAGATTGAACAAGCGCTCTGGGAGTGGGGGCAAGAACCAGAGAGTAATGCCTTGACCGCACTGGTACGCCGAGTTCGACAGCGCTTGCAAGTTGTAGGTGCAGCCAGTTGGATCGAAACTATTTATGGCATGGGTTATCGCCTCAGCCCTCCCAGCGAACCATGACAACCCATTGCTAAATGTTCAACCGCAGTCGTCGTAACTTAGCTCGTTGGTTTACCCTGTCAATGGGAAGTATTCTGGTTGTCTTTACAGGAGTACTCTATAACCAAGAAGTCAATGAACGGCTAGAAGATATAGACCGACTGCTCTATAAGAAAGCCAGTGTCATGGCGGCAAATGTGCAGTTCAAACGCTACCCAAACCAGTGGCAAGTCAAGCTAGACAAGGTTCCTTTCTTAGGAAATAACCCGCTACCCTCCGACAGTGAAATTGTTTATGCCCGCTGGTATAACGCTCAGGGAAATTTGGTGCAATATTTTGGTGCTCCTCCGCCAGAGCAGGTGCGCACCCAGATTACGACCATCTCCGCTTTTCAGACGATCAAAACTACCGATAACTTAACTGATGACTTATCAGATCCAAAACCTGTTTGGCTGCGTCAGGTTACCTTAGCTGTGCAGGAATCTGGTATAGACATTGGCTATCTCCAAGTTGGCATCCCACTGACTCCTATCCAAGAAGCTCTGCGGGGGTTTCTGCTTTTATTGACGTTGACAGTCCCTATTACCCTAGGTCTGATTGCTGGCACAGGTTGGATTCTGGGAGGATTGGCAATGCAACCTGTCCATCAAGCCTACGAACAGCTACAGCGTTTCACCGCCAATGCCTCTCATGAACTGCGAACTCCTTTGGCCGTGGTGCTTAGCAATGCTCAGGTAGCACTTCTCACACCGACTCAAGATGCGGCTCAGCAACGTCTCCGCCTAGAAAAAATTGTGGAGGTGACGAAGTCTATGAGTAATTTGATTGGGAATCTACTGCTGCTGGCCCGTCATGCAACCTACCTGGATACCGAGTCTCTAAAAACTATTGATCTCACTGATCTATTGCGATCGCTCCTCAACTTTTACACGTCGCAAGCCACAGAAAGAGCTTTGAGTTTGGCGAGCCATTTGCCTGCATACCCGATCAAACTGCGAGCCGAGCCAGATTTGATTCGTCAAGCGGTGAGTAATCTCTTGAGCAATGCGCTCAACTACACTCCCGCTGGTGGAACTGTTCAGGTGCGGTTGTTTGTCCAAGCACATCAGGTAGTGATCCAAGTCGAAGATGATGGAATCGGCATTCCAGAGAAAGATCTGTCTCGTATCTTTGAGCGCTTTTATCGAGTGAATCAAGATCGCTCAAAACAGTCTAGTGGGTTCGGCTTAGGATTGGCGATCGCGCAACAAATTATTGAGGCTCATCAAGGACATATCACTGTTAGCAGCCAATTCGGACGGGGAACTACGTTTCAAATTGAGCTGCCTCTGCGATAAGTGCGATCGCTGACAGCAAAACTTTGTAGGGATATTTAGCCCTGTCACTTTCTAATCACATTCGTTGCTGAAACTAAAGATATCAAAGTTAATGATTCGGCAAGATAGATTATGAATACCCCTTGTTCTAAAGGCACTTTCACAGCACTCGGCCTTGGTATATTAGCGATCGCCTGGAATGGCCTACCTGCCCAAGCTGAGGCGGTTAGCTCCGACCTCCATACTACCGCCCCTAACACAGTTAGTAATACAGCAATATTAGAGAGTGATTCCACAGATCTGATAATTGCTCAAACTATTTCACCCGGTACCGCTACCCGTTCTGGCTCTAGCTATGTCGGCGTAGGTGGCAACATTGGTCTCAGTGGTAGAACAGCTTTAGGCAACGGCAATTTCGCTGTCTTTAGTAAAGTTGGGGTGACTGATAATGTCTCCGTTCGCCCTGCTGCCATAGTTGGTAATAGAGCTACTTTCCTATTGCCCGTGACGGTTGACTTCCCCACAGCGGCAGCCACCGGAGATGGTCGTCTTAGCATCGCTCCCTACGTTGGTGGGGGTGCTGTTCTTTCAACCGGAAGAGATGGCCGACTGCGGCCTATGGTGACGGGTGGCGTAGATGCCCCTATCTCTGATAGCCTCACGGCTACAGCTGGGGTCAATGTAGGGTTCCTTCGCAGAACCGAAGTGGGATTACAACTAGGACTAGGTTACAACTTCTAAAGTCTTAAAGGCTCTTAAAGGCTCTTAAAGGCGATGTTGAGTTGTGATCAAACATGTATATTACAGGCCAGAGATTCCTTCTGCATAAGGATTTAACGTGAATAAACGTGAAACCTATCAATCACACAGTCTCTCTGTCATCGCAGCAGCGGCACCAAAGCCTACTTTATCTTTTACAGATGCAGTTGCTCTGATTGTCGGCATTGTCATTGGGGCAGGGATTTTTGAAACACCTACCTTGGTAGCAGCAAATGCAAGTAGTAAAGCAGAAGTAGTATTACTCTGGCTCTTAGGCGGGGGGATGTCGCTGCTGGGAGCCCTCTGTTATGCGGAACTAGCAACCACCTATCCGCATGTGGGAGGAAACTACCACTATCTAATGCGAGCTTTTGGCAGGCGGGCAGCTTTTCTGTTTGCTTGGGCCAGAATGACTGTCATCCAAACAGGTTCGATCGCTCTACTCGCTTTTGTTCTAGGCGATTACGCTTCTCAGTTATTTCGGCTTGGCCCATTCTCTGCCTCTCTTTATGCTGCCATCGCGATCGCCTGTCTAACTGGCCTCAATATTCTGGGGGTACAGCAGGGGAAATGTGCACAAAACTGGCTAACCGTTGCCCAAGTTTTGGGGCTTTTACTAGTGGTCGTGGCGGGGATGGCCTTTATCCCTCTGGCTCCATCGGTGCCTTCTACCACCTCATCCCAAGGTACTCTAGGACTCGCTCTGCTATTTGTATTGCTGTCCTACGGTGGCTGGAACGAAGCGGCTTATATCTCCGCAGAAGTTCAGGATGGTCGGCGCAACATTGCACGATCGCTACTTTGGAGTGTTGGCATTATTACTGCCGTTTATTTACTAGTCAACCTAGCCTATCTGCAAGGCTTGGGGCTAGCGGCGATGGCCGAATCAGAAGCGATCGCTGCG
This region of Trichocoleus desertorum NBK24 genomic DNA includes:
- a CDS encoding DEAD/DEAH box helicase, with amino-acid sequence MTFHHLGLSTELLRAVAEQGYDQPTPIQEQAIPAILKGQDILASAQTGTGKTAGFTLPLLQRLSRSGSSPNRRSPRALILTPTRELAAQVSDSVKTYGKYLSLRAAVVYGGVGIEPQIQLLRRGVDIVVATPGRLLDHLNQKTVDLSHIEILVLDECDRMLDMGFINDIRKVLAKLPASRQTLLFSATFSAEIQKLANTLLKSPTLIEVAPRNTAAEQVTQVVHLVDRDRKRELLSHMIGFHNWQQVLVFTRTKHGANRLAEQLAKDGLRSTAIHGNKTQAARTRALSDFKQGKVRVLVATDVASRGLDIDQLPYVVNFELPNVPEDYVHRIGRTGRAGNAGRAVSLVCSEEYPFLKSIERLLNRTFIKDVVPGYEPAASEGPQTGQANRKRSSQGRSQQPRSEVAATPKRSKQNSTGGTRDRKHLRIV
- a CDS encoding phage holin family protein, coding for MLGLLLTWLITTISFLIISRLPLGIEIDSFGKAALSAAVFGVLNALLRPVLAFFTFPFLLLTFGLFAFILNAIIFGLAALIVQGFRLRWGIWSALLGSITLGIVNSVLFRVLASLNL
- the rppA gene encoding two-component system response regulator RppA, translating into MRILLVEDDPEQLEPLHTALSGAGHNVDGVEDGEMAEWLLSQRNYELLILDWMLPNVSGLSLCRQYRCLNKTAPVLMLTARDTISDKVTGLDAGADDYLVKPVDLIELLARVRALGRRSPVWQGETLRIADLQLSSSSLTAQRGQYTVELSSQEFQLLEHLMRHPHQILTRDQIEQALWEWGQEPESNALTALVRRVRQRLQVVGAASWIETIYGMGYRLSPPSEP
- the fusA gene encoding elongation factor G gives rise to the protein MKDLTRYRNIGIFAHVDAGKTTTTERILKLTGKIHKIGEVHEGAATTDFMEQEQERGITIQSAATSCFWNDHQLNIIDTPGHVDFTIEVYRSLKVLDGGIGVFCGSGGVEPQSETNWRYANDSKVSRVIYINKLDRTGADFYRVVKQVEQVLGAKPLVMVLPIGVEEQFSGVVDLLTRKAWVWDNSGDPMNYQIKDVPADMADQVETYREQLIETAVEQDDELMEKYLEGEELSIEEIKRCIRKGTIDLAFFPTYCGSSFKNKGVQLVLDAVVDYLPNPMEVKPQPEMDLEGNEMGTFAYVDSEKPLRALAFKIMDDRFGALTFTRIYSGKLSKGDTVLNTATGKSERISRLVEMHANSREEVESAQAGDIIAIVGMKNVQTGHTLCDPKNPATLEPMVFPEPVISIAVKPKAKGGEEKMVAALTKMVQEDPSFHMFTDEESGETILKGMGELHLDIKVDILKRTHGVEVEVGKPQVAYRESITKRLEDDYTHKKQSGGSGQFAKIGYVIEPGEAGTGFVFESKVTGGSVPREYWPAVQKGFESCIGKGVLAGFPCLDLKFTLLDGGFHPVDSSAMAFEIAAKAAYRQSMPKASPQLLEPIMNVDVFTPDNYMGDVIGDLNRRRGMMKSQETGPTGARIKADVPLSEMFGYIGDLRTMTSGRGQFSMSFSHYAPCPNNIAEEVIKETKERQAAA
- a CDS encoding APC family permease translates to MNKRETYQSHSLSVIAAAAPKPTLSFTDAVALIVGIVIGAGIFETPTLVAANASSKAEVVLLWLLGGGMSLLGALCYAELATTYPHVGGNYHYLMRAFGRRAAFLFAWARMTVIQTGSIALLAFVLGDYASQLFRLGPFSASLYAAIAIACLTGLNILGVQQGKCAQNWLTVAQVLGLLLVVVAGMAFIPLAPSVPSTTSSQGTLGLALLFVLLSYGGWNEAAYISAEVQDGRRNIARSLLWSVGIITAVYLLVNLAYLQGLGLAAMAESEAIAADLMRRVLGPPGAAFISLLITICTLSSINATIFTGARTNYALGQDFSLFSFLGRWQPNSNTPAAALLAQGAIALTLVLLGTVTRRGFETMVDYTAPIFWFFFLLTGVALLVLRKQEPERPRPFQVPLYPWIPLLFCLISLYLLYSSLVYTGIGAFLGVAVVLAGIPLFSWSRRR
- a CDS encoding bacteriorhodopsin, with product MNWQSLLHWIYVAGMAIGALHFWSLSRDPRGVPQREYLVAIFIPIWSGLAYMAMALDQGKVEAAGQVAHYARYVDWIVTTPLLLLALSWTAMHSIRKDLTLIGFLMSTQVVVITTGLIADLSEPDWIRYLWYSCGVAAFLIVLWGIWGPLRQKTKTQEAELASLYDKLVTYFTVLWIGYPIVWIIGPSGLGLVDQNIDTLLFCILPFFSKVGFSFLDLHGLRNLEEHHARTTAEGLAGKTLYFLGIITASWRPKRRSVRRSLNPADNQPY
- a CDS encoding AI-2E family transporter, whose translation is MRESSEGSRWRRLNNSQLVHYLLLFVLGWAIAQVLAYFSTVLIIFIFAAILAFLLNYPVQWISRYLPHGVAVMLVFLVSLLTLGGLIATLGLMILSQAQQLLSQAPQLLDSGISLLEGIQAFLVKWNLKVDLGALEQQLRELALPGIGIGLATLQSLLSHLVDVILIAVVAFFMLLDGARLWQFLLKLFPSRLHQRLTSAIQQNFLGFFWGRLLLSMFFGVSCFIVFFVLQVPYALVLAAIAGIFDLIPGIGATLGISLVCLIILPQGIWLSLKVLIGCILLQQIEENLLMPRIMQGSVNMNPVVMFLALLLGARIAGLVGIFLSIPIAGVMISVFEVEEMKGE
- a CDS encoding cell wall metabolism sensor histidine kinase WalK, with amino-acid sequence MFNRSRRNLARWFTLSMGSILVVFTGVLYNQEVNERLEDIDRLLYKKASVMAANVQFKRYPNQWQVKLDKVPFLGNNPLPSDSEIVYARWYNAQGNLVQYFGAPPPEQVRTQITTISAFQTIKTTDNLTDDLSDPKPVWLRQVTLAVQESGIDIGYLQVGIPLTPIQEALRGFLLLLTLTVPITLGLIAGTGWILGGLAMQPVHQAYEQLQRFTANASHELRTPLAVVLSNAQVALLTPTQDAAQQRLRLEKIVEVTKSMSNLIGNLLLLARHATYLDTESLKTIDLTDLLRSLLNFYTSQATERALSLASHLPAYPIKLRAEPDLIRQAVSNLLSNALNYTPAGGTVQVRLFVQAHQVVIQVEDDGIGIPEKDLSRIFERFYRVNQDRSKQSSGFGLGLAIAQQIIEAHQGHITVSSQFGRGTTFQIELPLR